A single genomic interval of Armigeres subalbatus isolate Guangzhou_Male chromosome 1, GZ_Asu_2, whole genome shotgun sequence harbors:
- the LOC134223846 gene encoding cyclin-G-associated kinase: MSDFLKSAINYFNAGGPGSVGQDNEFVGQIVEISNVKLRIKRVIAEGGFAFVFVAQDVQSGNEYALKRLLGADKEECNNIIREISTLKQVSGHPNIIKFIAATFIDRTQNAAAKRAEYLLVTELCKGGSLYDCLEKDLTPDTVLRVFYQATKAVAHLHTQSTPINHRDIKIENFLIGSDGQLKLCDFGSASTDTYAPDASWNAHQRDMLEDHLGRCTTPMYRAPEQLDTWANYPIGIKTDVWALGCVLFCLCYRKHPFEDSAKLRIINANYTIPNDSRYACFNEIIKGCFQVDPLKRFDVSMILERLAAIAETKGWPLKGPLVLDGKPLNTPPNGSTPNLSPIHHPDVAAANHHPPQRPAPPRPTPPVGSNAGPPQERRNPQRPPDPVRPAPPVVVPPAHHYPHPQPMVGAAGGGGLFSSIKGGAGSFLKNLKDTSSKVMQTVQQSIARTDLDISYITQRILVMPCPSEGLESTYRTNHIEDVKLYLESRFLPTKLSIYNLGPRNCPRLPPPVRTVEGSFLYSPVPASYKAPTLSGLYSLAEDMYGFLNADPKTVIVIQSPDSGKALAATMVCALLVYSQLVTEPEDAMQIFAVKRTPPNMRASELRYLYYLGDIVRSVPHLPHYFPVTLVSVTASPVPRMTKARDGCRIFVEVAAGDRILFSTLQEYDRMRMYNVTEGKVTLTLNVTVCGDVTVSLYHARNALGGMGRPQGLKICQFQFNTGYIPEEETLINFSKNELDEVPDVEHVPHGFHVGLSVFVGDSERPPSNQPPWIPAKPQRDPKILFASQLEYEENVDNFISKPNASKPATAPSRPPPRPAPPSPQPTRANPSPPVATEVPPNVQNDADLLNLNNASQKNPEQSAPEPSEATFDLLGGFAPPVIESSKSNTKPEAAAGLDDIFGTLPSGPTPLQTTKSSTDLNGLNLNFDNFGGIAQPAAASNGSTAPNGVNNQFNNSFGFDPFANISASAFHNSHQAQAQTQPQPSQQPQQPANKDPFADIGNLASNLGSSGGWGGKSGTNTTPSPRSTQFSSPTHHLSGASTANPSPRAPSTPIHQQQQQQQMRSPNADPQRPDYSRSHFDQPKPAAASNGGNGGPKEKSGDIFGDILGSQGYSFGSLKNQGPKTINDMRKEEQIKEMDPERLKLMEWTEGKKNNIRALLCTVHTILWPGAKWTKCEMHQLVSATDVKKTYRKACLAVHPDKHTGTENESMAKLIFMELNNAWSEFENDATQQNLFAN; this comes from the exons ATGAGCGACTTCCTGAAATCGGCGATAAACTACTTCAACGCTGGTGGCCCCGGAAGCGTCGGCCAGGACAACGAATTCGTCGGCCAGATCGTGGAAATATCGAACGTGAAGCTGCGGATCAAGCGCGTTATCGCCGAAG GAGGGTTCGCATTCGTGTTTGTCGCGCAGGATGTCCAGTCCGGAAACGAGTACGCCCTGAAGCGGCTACTTGGTGCCGACAAGGAGGAATGTAACAACATAATACGCGAGATCAGCACCCTAAAACAGGTTTCCGGCCACCCGAacataataaaatttattgcggCGACCTTCATCGATCGGACGCAGAATGCTGCCGCTAAGAGGGCAGAATACCTACTGGTCACGGAACTGTGCAAAGGAGGGTCACTGTACGACTGCCTGGAGAAAGATTTGACTCCGGACACGGTGTTGCGGGTTTTCTACCAGGCCACGAAAGCAGTTGCACATCTGCATACGCAATCGACACCGATTAATCATAGAGATATTAAG ATAGAAAATTTCCTTATCGGAAGTGATGGCCAGTTAAAGTTGTGTGATTTCGGATCGGCTTCGACCGATACCTATGCGCCGGACGCAAGTTGGAATGCCCACCAGCGGGACATGTTGGAAGATCATCTTGGCCGATGTACGACGCCAATGTACCGAGCACCGGAACAGTTGGATACCTGGGCCAACTACCCGATCGGAATCAAGACGGACGTGTGGGCTTTGGGCTGTGTTCTGTTTTGCCTGTGCTACCGGAAGCACCCGTTCGAGGACTCTGCCAAGCTGAGAATTATCAATGCAAACTACACCATTCCGAACGATTCGCGGTATGCGTGTTTCAATGAGATTATTAAAGGCTGCTTCCAGGTTGACCCTTTGAAGAGATTCGACGTATCAATGATACTGGAACGACTGGCAGCCATAGCGGAGACGAAGGGCTGGCCACTGAAAGGGCCATTGGTATTGGATGGTAAGCCATTGAACACACCGCCGAATGGTTCCACACCCAATCTTAGTCCTATACACCACCCGGATGTAGCTGCGGCAAATCACCATCCTCCTCAGCGACCAGCTCCTCCGAGACCAACACCTCCAGTCGGTTCCAATGCCGGTCCGCCCCAAGAAAGAAGAAACCCTCAACGTCCACCGGATCCAGTTCGGCCTGCTCCTCCAGTCGTCGTTCCACCGGCACATCATTATCCGCATCCGCAGCCAATGGTAGGTGCTGCGGGTGGAGGAGGATTGTTCTCGTCGATCAAAGGAGGAGCTGGCAGCTTCCTGAAAAACCTTAAGGATACCTCTTCAAAGGTAATGCAAACCGTTCAGCAAAGTATCGCTCGTACGGATCTTGATATAAGCTACATCACACAACGGATTTTGGTCATGCCGTGCCCATCCGAAGGTCTAGAATCCACCTACCGGACAAACCACATTGAAGATGTGAAACTGTATCTGGAGAGCCGATTCCTTCCAACGAAGCTCAGTATTTATAACTTGGGACCTCGCAACTGTCCCAGATTGCCTCCTCCGGTTCGTACGGTCGAAGGCAGTTTCCTGTATTCTCCCGTTCCGGCATCCTACAAGGCGCCCACTTTGTCCGGATTGTACTCCTTGGCAGAGGACATGTACGGCTTCCTGAATGCGGATCCCAAAACCGTCATCGTCATCCAGAGTCCAGACTCTGGTAAAGCCTTGGCTGCAACAATGGTTTGCGCCTTGCTGGTGTACAGTCAGCTGGTAACGGAACCCGAAGATGCGATGCAAATCTTCGCTGTCAAACGAACTCCTCCGAACATGAGAGCTTCGGAACTAAGATATCTTTACTATTTGGGAGATATTGTCCGATCGGTTCCGCACTTACCGCATTACTTCCCTGTTACATTAGTTTCGGTCACCGCCAGTCCTGTTCCACGGATGACGAAAGCACGTGATGGCTGCCGAATCTTCGTCGAGGTGGCTGCGGGAGATCGAATCCTTTTCAGTACCCTTCAGGAGTACGATCGGATGCGAATGTACAATGTAACGGAAGGTAAGGTCACCCTCACCTTGAATGTGACCGTTTGTGGGGATGTTACGGTTTCTCTGTATCATGCCAGAAATGCTCTTGGAGGCATGGGGCGGCCACAAggtctgaaaatatgtcaatTCCAGTTCAATACGGGCTACATTCCAGAAGAGGAAACTCTCATCAACTTTAGCAAAAATGAACTAGACGAAGTTCCGGATGTTGAACATGTTCCGCACGGTTTCCATGTAGGGCTTTCCGTATTCGTCGGAGACTCGGAACGTCCTCCGTCGAATCAACCACCTTGGATCCCAGCTAAACCTCAAAGGGATCCAAAAATACTTTTTGCTTCCCAGCTAGAATATGAAGAAAATGTAGACAACTTCATTTCTAAGCCGAATGCTTCCAAGCCAGCAACTGCTCCCAGTCGACCGCCTCCAAGACCAGCACCACCATCGCCGCAACCCACGAGAGCTAATCCCTCTCCTCCAGTAGCAACGGAGGTACCTCCAAACGTCCAAAACGATGCCGATCTTCTTAATCTGAACAATGCTAGTCAAAAGAATCCGGAACAGTCTGCACCCGAACCAAGTGAAGCTACATTTGATCTGTTGGGAGGATTCGCTCCCCCCGTAATCGAATCGTCCAAATCCAACACTAAACCCGAAGCTGCCGCTGGTCTGGACGACATATTTGGCACACTTCCCAGCGGACCAACGCCGCTGCAGACAACCAAATCCAGCACCGATCTCAACGGACTCAATCTTAATTTCGACAACTTTGGAGGCATCGCTCAACCGGCCGCCGCTTCGAACGGCTCCACCGCACCCAACGGAGTAAACAACCAGTTCAACAACAGCTTTGGCTTCGATCCCTTCGCTAACATTAGTGCAAGTGCGTTCCACAACAGCCACCAGGCGCAAGCTCAAACACAGCCGCAACCAAGCCAACAGCCTCAACAACCTGCCAACAAGGACCCCTTCGCGGACATTGGTAATCTGGCTTCGAATTTGGGAAGTTCCGGCGGCTGGGGTGGTAAATCGGGTACCAACACGACACCCAGTCCTCGATCGACTCAGTTCTCTAGTCCGACACATCACTTGAGCGGTGCCAGTACGGCGAATCCTTCGCCGAGGGCACCATCGACCCCGATCcatcaacaacagcagcagcagcagatgaGGAGTCCCAATGCTGACCCGCAGCGCCCCGACTACAGTCGGTCGCACTTTGACCAGCCGAAACCAGCGGCAGCGAGCAATGGGGGCAATGGCGGCCCGAAGGAGAAATCCGGTGATATCTTTGGCGATATTCTGGGTTCGCAGGGCTACTCGTTTGGAAGTTTGAAGAATCAGGGACCGAAGACGATTAACGATATGCGCAAAGAGGAGCAGATCAAGGAGATGGATCCCGAGAGGTTGAAGCTAATGGAATGG ACGGAGGGTAAAAAGAATAACATTCGAGCGTTACTCTGTACGGTTCATACGATACTGTGGCCAGGCGCAAAGTGGACAAAGTGTGAAATGCATCAACTGGTCAGTGCTACGGATGTTAAGAAGACTTACAGAAAAGCGTGTCTTGCCGTGCATCCGGATAAG caCACTGGTACCGAGAACGAAAGCATGGCGAAGCTGATTTTCATGGAACTGAACAACGCATGGAGCGAGTTTGAGAATGACGCTACGCAACAAAATCTGTTTGCAAACTAA